The Capsicum annuum cultivar UCD-10X-F1 chromosome 3, UCD10Xv1.1, whole genome shotgun sequence genomic sequence ATGTTTAATTGGCTTTAAGATTCAGCAACTCACTTCCTTACTCAATTGCGAGTTGTTATGTATTGATTACGTAGAAGACTAATTTATTGGCTTATACTATCAACTAAACAGACTTCTTCAAAATCTTAAGCATTTTCctgttagatttttatttttgacaagaGGGGAGAATACTGGCTCAAATTCTGTTAAACAGCTTGCTAATGCATAGTTGACTGcaaaaatatgattgataaacCATTAAATGTCCACTTCACTAGGAGCAGCTACATTCTATCACTAACCCAAAGATGAGTTGATCTATAATGAGTGTTAGGTTGAAGTTCTGTTAAAGAAGACTGCCAACTCCTATCCAACAGTTAGATTTTTCGTTTGTTGAAAGAAATTAACTTGGGATTGTTGTTATAAACCCACACTCGAATTATCAAGCAGTGTTATCAAAGggaaaagtggaaagaaaaagtGTGCAGAAACAATATTTATATGGATAAAGGAATAATTATTGTTTAGTGTTGCTCACTTCGAGAGGAAGCCTATGGTTGATGAGACATATGACCTAGCACCTTGGTACTTGATTTAAAGCGTGGCCTAAGAAACACGAAGTGCTTAACCTGTATTGCACCTAGCTTGAGGGCTTATGTGTGCCTCAAGTGCGCCTTCAACAATATTGTTATTGATTGTGAAATGCTGAAGAAAAATGTGTTAAGGCTTTTCTGATTTTTTGGAAAATTTCCTTTCTAGTTAAATAAAAAGTTTCTACAGTTACTGGCATCTTAACTGGTATTTGATATCCTCATTCTTGGTGTATGATGATATTTTTGCATCTAACAGAACCATTGTTTTGGACCATGGCAATCCATCTATGAAGAGTCAGGCTAAGGCAATGGCTGCAGCTGAAGGTATGAATCGTCATGAACATTGAAATTAAGCATTTGATAATCACTTCTCTAATTTTCCCTGGTTAAGATCTGGTATATTGCCCTTAAGTCTTACATTTGATTTTGATCCAAtctttttcatgaatttttatgaaataaaattttagcTTCGCTGTTGGtttttctaaagaaaagaaatacaGCAAAAATAACAGAGGTAGAAAGATAAAAGAATAATACTTCAATGCAACAAAACAGAATACATTTGTTATTGACAGATAAAGACACATATTTAAAGAGTAGGTACCTAACTGAAAAATAGATAACAATATCCTATTTTTTAGCTTCCATCATCTACCTAACAAATAATCAAAAACCAATTCCTAAATACTAGGTCTAAGTCTAACTTAATAGAGTTACTGCAGTAATCTTTTGCTTATTGAACAGTTACCGTGGAGAACATTTGTTCCCTCCATGGATGATCTATAATGGCGGTGTTTGTTTAATTTCTGATACTGCAGTTTAACATAAATCTAACTCTTAGTCTCTTTCAGCTAATCCGTGGAGGATGGGTTTCAAGGAAAAGAAAGAGCAGCCTTTCAAAAAACGGAAGCCAGAGCCACCTCCAGGTAATTTCAGAACTGAAGTCTAGAGGTTTCTTATGTTTTCTGCTTGTAGTCCAGTCAGTGTTAGTAtaacttcattattttagttgtttatgTTTCCTGTCTTTTCATTGAACTTATTGGATTGCAGGGGTATCTTACGGAGCGTCTTACAAATCTGGCCCGTCCGCAGCAACTCAATCAAAGGGAAAGCCTTCTGCTTCACCTTTATCTTCTCCACCTGAACCATCTGGTGCTCCAACATCTCCATTTGGCAATGTCAATCTCTTGAATGTGATACCTACTCAAGCAATGACTAAGTCTACTATCTCTGACAAAGAAATTCCTAGCAAGGCGACATCATTTTCTTCACAGGCTAAAGTAAGGCGTAAAAGTCATACAGGCGCAGCGTCTACTGATCTGCGTAGCATGTTGATATCCTTACTTATGGAGAACCAGTCCAAGGGTATTAGTCTTAAGGTAAGTGTGAACAGTAATTGGACCTTTCTTAATTTAGCTAGCGATGTGGTGTAAGAGgtggagtgtaagttcagcgtAAAGATGTCCTTTTCCCTTTGGTTTATTGCTCTTTTCTTGACATGGAGTACTTGGTAAATTCTAAAGTATATCTCTATACTGCATCAGATTCATCCTTTTTCCCCTTTTAATATCTTGTGGGTTCTTAGGCGGTGGAGAAAGCTGTTGGAGACATGTTCCCAAACTCAGCCAAGCAAATTGAGCCCATTATGAAAAAGGTAAATGGTACATGCTGTTGCTATAATTCTGGTAAGTATCCGTAACACAATAGTTATAACACTCCATACATTGATTTCTGGTGGCAGATTGCTATTTACCAAGCTCCAGGAAGATACTTCTTGAAACCGGAAGTGGATACTGAAAGCTTCCTGAAACCTGCCCCTGAAAGTGGAAGGTACAAAAGTTTCTCCAGGctgtttgttattttgtttttgtctCCTCTTCGAATCCAAATTGTATCTGTCTTGGAGAGACAAATCTAATCTGCATTTAGCACGAATAGTCACATTGAAGTCTCCCTAAGTACACCTGTAGGAGCAAAGAAACTTTCGACCGGAGAAAAACATAGAAGACGTTTGTGATACTATTAAGCAAAAATACCATGACATTTTCCCTCCATTTTGAGCTGGAACAATCTAGGAGCATATACATGTTTTTGATGTTACAAaggttaaaatatatttttgaattcgTCCTTTCTTTCGATTTCCAATTTAAATGGTATGATGCTAACATACAGAGATATGATCTCTATGTATTTTCTTGGCCATTCCCCCTCGTGGGGGGTGGGGGAGAGTATTTCTGATCAAGAGATTTTTTTGGTCTTCTATATCTGTTTCATTTGATGATCTTCAATATTTTGGTTATGAACTATTTTCCCTGACAGCACAAGATCTACTTCCACAATAAAAAGAACAATATATGCATGCTTTCTTCATCAAGAAAAGATCCATGCATGTGTAtgaattggtttggtttgtgacCCAATTGCTTTTGCTTTAGTCAGTTGATTGAATTCTGTAATATGTTTTCCATATCACTCAAAGAATATTTATAGGTGTTGCAGACATTAAGTTAACTTGAAATTCTTATGTATCTTTTCTATGTTGGTGCTGCTGGGGCCACACTACTAGCTTATTATGTCCTTGATAGGAGAATCATTTTTCTGAAAAAGATTTGTGCTTTTATTGAAATGCTCGGTTCTGTGTTAACTGAAAATTTCCTGGCGCTGATGTTTGTTGTTCTTAACAGTTCTCCTGAAGATCATGGTCAGCCGTCATCTGCCCCTGATAAATTTGACCAGCTACCTGCTCCGCAGCCAGTCTTACCTGCAAAAACTGATAGCAGTGAGTTGGAAGAGGGGGCAGTGAGCGATTCTAGACCTCAAGAAGCATCTGATGCCAATGAAAAAATTGATATACTCCATCTTTCACCTGATCGAAGTGAAGGGCCTGCTTATAGCTCTAGCtctagtggtagtggtagtgataGTGAGAGCAGTGATAGTGGAAGCGATAGTGAAAGTCAGAGTAGAAGCCGAAGTAAAAGCGTGGCCAGTGGGAGTAGCAGTGACAGTGAAAGTGATGCTTCTTCTAATAGTAAGGAGGCATCTGATGAGGATGTTGATATCATGAGTGATGATGATAAAGTCACAAATCAGTTGCGAGCTTCTGAACAGCTTCAATGTGGAACTTTGGACTTTGAGCCAGGTCAATTTGAGGTGGGTGAGAGGGAAGATCttgatgttgttgatattgtggaaATTGAGGACTTGCCTGACAGTGGCCAAGTAGCTGAAATGGCTGTTATTCCCGACTCAGGTCATATGAGAGATGGTGAAAAACCTGTGCAAGAGATCCGACCTATATCATCTGATTCACATGAGGATAAACAAAGCCAGGCACACAGGGGCAAGCTTCCTCATGAAGCAGAAAATGTTAGTTACCAAAACCATTCTAGTGAAATTGAAAGAGTTGGCAAGGATAGCTTCAACCTTGAGCTGTCTCATAGCGTCCAAAAATCTCAAAAGAGTAAATCCAAAAGAGTGCGTGATGAAAAACGATTAGTTGATAAAGGTGACAAGAATAAGAGAGTAAAAACTCAGGACGCTATTCAGCAACACAATTCTGGGGGTAGGAACTCTACTTTTTTAGAGAGTTCACACTTATCTCTTTATAAGCCTTCAGAACGGCCTTATAAGGGCGTTCATATGCAGATGGAAGATAGAACTTCCAGAGATGTTGCTGGGGATTTTGATTCACAAAAAAGTCACAATGAGGCCATTTCTAGAAAGTTTGCTTCTGATTTTTTGCAGCCAGACCGGAGATATGTTGATTTCACTGCAAGGGGCAAAACTCTTACGGTTTCTGAGAGACCAATTAAACAAGGAGAAAGCACAGGGAATAATGCTAAGCACACTGAAAGAAGCCTTCAAATGAATGAAGGGTTCCCCTCACAGAGAGACAAGGTTAGTAGAGAATCACAAGATGAATACGGCGTTGTTAGTGATAAAAGGGAAAGAAGAATTTCAAAAGATGGTGTAGGAGACCCGCAAAAGACATCAGTTGATCCAAACCTCAATAAGTATGATAGCTCCTTGCCCGGAAATTCACCGAAGGATAATATGGGTAACACAGGGAAATCTTCTCTCATGAATGGACGTGGGCGCATGCTTCAAAGAGAGCTTTCAGACTTGGAGTTAGGAGAACTTCGGGAGCCTCCACCACAGGAAACAGCTGGTTTGAAAAAGCAGGTTGAGAGGAAAAGTTCATTTAAAGGAGAGAATAGACCATCAAGTTCAGATTATTGGAATTTTGAGTCAAGCAAAGGAAGAACTGCTGATACAAATGTAGCAGACTTTAGAAGATCATCTCCTCTCCAGTCAAGCTCTGTGCCTTCTGGCGCTCCAGATGGCTTATCTAAGAGGAGGACCCCTGAACGAAATGCTGAAGACTTTTCAAGACCTCACCAAAAGGTTGCCCAACCTCAGCCTCAACAGCCCCGTCCTCGAATTAATCAGAACGATGTGGGGTTCCAATATAATCAACTGGTGGAAGTGCATGGTATTAGGCAAATCGAAGAAGAAAGGAGCTTAGGGACTGGTCAGGAGGTCCATGCAGACAATCGCAGAAAATCCTCTGCTGGTGCACGGGAACAACATGACCTAAGACATGGTGTACTTGCTCCATCAGTTAAGCAGAACAAAGGGCAAAAGTCCAGTTTGGCAGCTGCGATCAATGATAAGCATAAGGATTCTTCTTTGTTGGGAAGCTATGAAGGTCACCAAAGGATACGAGAGTCTTCTCCTGATGAGATGAGTTTGTACTATAAGTATGAAAAGGAGGAAGCGGAACTAAAGGGACCAATAGAGAATTTTGCCCAGTAAGTTTTTCAATGTTTACTTTTCTACTGGACAAAACATTTTGGGGTTTATTGAAACATACAGGCATACTCCTTGCTTTTtaattaatactccctccgtttcaaaatagttggccCTTGTTGACTTGGTACTtcccttaagaaaatatttattagggatttattttaccaaattagccttattaattacttaattatgctttgaaaatataaatttgagtatatacactttgtttagtcatttaatgataaggtagtattggaagaacatagtaaaatcctcttgatttcataaaaaggacaactaaattgaaacaaatatttttaaaagagggCCAACTATttttgaaacggagagagtacGTGAAATAGAGTACTCAAATGTAGTGTTCTAGTGGCAAATGCATTAGATACTTCAAGTCGTGTTCATTGTTAAAAAGTTTTGTTTTTGAAATCTTTATTGAAAAAAGAGAGTATAGACTTGGGTTCAAGTAGTAAATTTTTTGGTTACTGTTGATACAAAGTTACCCTTTTACTGATAAAAAAAGGTACTGTAGTAGTAAGTGCATTGGGTACTTCAGGTCATCTTCATTGTTGAGACCTTTATTCGTTAAATCATTACTTAAAAAATAGTAGATCATGTTGTGTCAAAGTAATTAATGCTTTCTGTACTTCCCTACCCCCTTTTTTGGTTGAAAAGCTTATTCTTGATGTTACTCATGTCAGTTTCTCCTTGTTTCAGGTATGAAGAGTATGTGCAGGAGTATCGGGAAAAGTATGATAATTATTGCtcgataaataaaatattggagtCCTACAGGTTTGTTTCAAGAACAGAACTATGTTCATTCCTCATTTTTTCATGGAGATTATTTCTTCTCGACTTATTTGACCAACACCGTCTGCAAACATCTTATTTTTAGTTGTAGTTAATCTAATAAAGTTTGGGATCAATTATTTAGGAATGATTTTATGAAACTCGGCAAGGAGCTTGAGGTTTCGGGAAGAGACACACAAAGATTCTATGACATGTTGGGACAGTTAAAAGATTCTTATCGCAAATGTGGACCAGTAAGTTTCCTCTCAATATGTTTTTGAAATCAAGGATAAGCAGTTGGAGACTATACTCCAACAATTTCCTATGTGGATGTCCATTATGTTTCTCTTAATGTGATATCAGCTCTGATGCTCTAGTTCAAAAATTCTCTCCTGCATTTTTCTCAATGCTTTCGGATGCAAGTGTTAAGTGCGGTTCTTCAGTCTCTCTGGATAACAGATAGCCTAATGGTCGACATAATTTCAATGCACTCTGGAGACACATTTTTTCCTGTGATCACGTTTAACTTGGAAAACCTTTTTCTTTTACGGTTGAAGTACATTTTTTCCGTGATTCTGTTTACTTGGATAATCCTTTACTCTTCTCATTTGACTCCTTTAGCTGGTTTATCAGATGTATGTGTGTTCTTACTCAAGTGCGTTAGATGATCTATTGAGATTGCATTTTCTTTGGGATCTCTGACTCATCGGATTTACAATTTATACACTGCAGAGACATAAgagattgaagaaaatatttattgtgCTTCATGAGGAATTGAAGGTACTTATCGGACCATCACTTCTGAACCTTAGTGCTTCATTTCCCTGTGATCCttgattgtttttcttttctttcttctcctagttttcttctttttctatacAATTTCTGAATCCTTCAACTTGTTGTGCAGCATTTGAAGCAGATGATCAAAGAGTTTGCTGTTTCATATGCCAGAGATCCGTAACCAGGAAATTGACTTCTAACTCATCTTGCGTCCGTTGGTGAACCAGAATGCTCAGGGATTGTCTTTTCTGTAATATGTGAGATATTCTGCTAGAGAAGCTCGCAGAAACTGCTCTATCCCGTTTGTAAATGAAATTGATGATGGTGACCGATATAAGGCGTTAAGGTTATAGTTGGAGTAACCCATACAATGTGAAGGTTACTACATTATGTGTAGTCACTGTTTACTGGATGTAAATAGACTTGTAGAGTGccaattttttctttcctttttccattCTTTATAGGGGCTTGTTTCCCAGtacattttgtaaattttttgtgGAAGTGTTTCGGCTTCTGATTGTAAAATCGCTCCAAGGGCAAATTTTCCGTAGTTTTGTCATCATAGTAGATACTGTTATAAGGGCAAATTTTCCCTAGTTTTGTCTTCACGTTGGACACTCTTTGTGATCCTTCACCAAATTTTGATACAAACTGTTGTGCCTCGAGTAGGTTTAAGTTTCTGTTTCTCAAAAGTTTTGTTCGTCATTTGTAATTGTAACGAAAAACGAAGTTGCATGACTTACTCAAATGAATTCCAGATCAAACTATGTTCgtttttattatctttattaaCATTACTTATTTTATGGATTTCCATTATTGGTGGTGATACAATGTCTGGCATAATGTCATGACTCATCTCATAATTTTGTGTTATTTTCTTGGGGGAGAAATATTTGGAAAAATCGAACATGTCTTTTCAAAGACCAGACAGACAAAATCAAAGAAACCGACATTAGTTAATTTCTCATATTGTCATAACTGTTGATAGTTTTCACAAAAGttatttttataacaaaaatatcattcaaCTATTACTTTGtttcttatattatttaattaattttatcctaACATTTTAAGCTACTAAACTCACTTAATTAAGTTTAAATTTAATGACAAATTCAGTATATTATACCACctaatacataacaaaaaataattttaatataaaagcAATGGAATCcatcaaaataaaatagatgttaaataaaaatagattataaatggtaaatttttttattttttttttaaatatgtgatTTTACAGGaccatttctttttaatttttaaggggCCACTCTCTCCGCTTCATATTATTTATCCATTTTTCTCTACGcgtcaaataaaaaattataaataaaaaggataatttactaatttatcttataattttttaatacattctATTAGTGTtttaataaatactaaaattaacAATATAAGAATTGTTTTAGaactttatcatatttatactttcaaaaaatatatatataaagataagtaataatttaattttagtcttATAAACTGACAAATAACTTAGAatatatgaaacaaaaaaaaatagttaatattctCCTTATTCTTAAATAAGTGAACAAAAGCAAAATATAaactaataatttaatatatatgttttgaattttattaaatatatacattttaaTAATATAGAACTCATTGctttaaaagatattaaaattcaaaattcataaaccTCAAATTCTGACTCCATAAGCGaaatatatatagagaaaaatctataaataatatggAATAGAGAGTgtccatttttcttttaaatggtCCTACAAaattacatgtttttttttttcttttgaaaacatcatttttgtttatttaaaatatatattttattttgatgagtTTCATTGCTTTTATATTTAACCtattttttgttatgtatttgaGTGGtataatttagtaaatttattatttcatttaaatttaGTTAAGCGAAAATAGTAGCTTCAAAATGTTGGGatgataatataataatttgatgatatttttaacaaaaaaaaataaaaataacttttatgaAATATTGTCAACAGTTCAACTGGAAGGAATtaactcaaaatttttaaatctttCATCAGAAGTTAAAACCCTTGCCCAGtagggttttattttatttttcaccaaTTTCAAATCCCATCTCATTTTGATTCAGAGATTTCCCCATAAGATAATTAATGGAAGAAGCAAAGGAAAGAGAGAAACTGACGCTGGTGACCCGAAAATCCTGTTTCGGATTACCCACTTCTTGCCCAAACTGTTTGTCCGTTTACGCTTACCTCAAATTCTCCAACACTCTATTTGATTTGGATTTCAATCTCATTAACCCTGATTCTGGTACTCCGCTTTTATTCTTATTAATCATCCAAATTTTactatcatttttgtttttggtaaTAATTAATTTATGCTTAGagtttttaaatattcttttggATTGTCTAGACGTTTCTTTCCTGTGAAGGGCTGAAAAAGTGTAATCTGTCTTAATTTTATTCTCATTTTCTTGTACCAGATGATCATGTGCTTACATTAGGATACAATAAGTATATTCCTTGATACCATAATCCCTGTGTGGAGTCGTTTGGTATGTAGGATAAGTATAATAATTCTGGGATGAAATTTGGGATTAGCTTTATCATGTTTGGTTTGAGGCACCATTTATTGTGTTCATATTAGTTAGGTGCTTTTGACATGAGAAATATTTTTAGTGCCTCCTAAAAGTTTTTGATTGTTTAAGTTGGGTTTTTGAATAACGAGATAGTTTATGTTCGATTTAGTTCTagatttggacatattttttccTACATATGCGAAACCTAATGCATCAATTAAGTTAGAGAGAGTAAATTTTGTGGTTCTGTTGCACAGTGGTTTATCGCATGAAGTAAGCGGGAATCTTTTCTGCGAAATAGGACAAAAATATGCAAATTTTACATACTTATCATTAGGATGCAATAACTGATAATTCACATCCCTCTGTTCTAGCAATGTTCAACTCTTGATTACTTTTGGTTTTTTGCTGAGTCAAAGTTTTATCATCTACGGGTGTAGCCTAGTGGTTAATGTGAATTGGGTTGGAAACCATGAGGTTTCAGGTTCAAATGCCTGTGGAGGCAAAAGCACTAGATAATTTCTTCCCATATGTCCAAACCTTGGTTGACGGAGTTACCTTGGAAGGGTAAGGCTGCAAGGGCCTGCCTCACTAAGGCAAGAGGCGAGGCACTTGCCTTTTTGAAGTGAGGCACCAATTAGCACCAAAACATTAACATATTTAATTGCATATATAAACAACCAAAatctcaataacaacaacattacTATTTATAGGCAAAAAATTAGTTTACTAATAAGTAGTATACAACTAAACTCAATTGAGCAAAGAATAAAAACTAATGGActagaaaatgaaaagaaaaagctGGACAAATtagctaaaaatagaaaataaaggacaaaaacagagagagaagaagaaagaaaaaagaaacctGTAAACAGAGgaggaaaaaatagaagaaagatgaaaaagaatCTGCCAGTGCCCAATTGGAAGAAGCAgaggagaaagaagaaacaacaaataagaaGAAATGTACCTTTGTGCGCTGCTGAAGTTTGAAGACATAGATGGAGAACTCAGTCAAACTCAGTCATTTAGTCGACTCAAAAGAGGTAAGtagaaaaaaatcttaaaatcttaaAAGTGATTATTTAGTATTAGAATAAAATGTATCATATCTATCAGTAGAATTTGCTTAGAGGATTGAATAGTGTATCCAACTGAGATTGAATTGTAGTTGATTAACTGATTGATAATCAAGTGCCGAAGTCCTATATTATCTATTGATGGAAAAGAGGTTTGTGTTCTTTCTATCTTCTGATTGGATGGGTTAAGTAGAGTTTGTCAAGTTCATGGATAAGTATGGCAGTAAGGTCCGCATTGGTCTTGGTTACAACTGCTAATGTTCAGATCTGCCTTGTGTGTATTTTTCTGCTAGACTAGATGGTAAATATACTGTGGTCTAGCTACTCAAActctttattttagttgatttctaGCCCGAATGGGGAGATTTTATGTGTTAAATGACCCAAAAACTATTTGATaacaaccacaacaacaacatacctggTACATTACCACATAGTGGTGTCTGGGGTGGGtaagtgtacgcaatccataccaccacctcagaggtgagatagagagagagaa encodes the following:
- the LOC107861754 gene encoding serine-rich adhesin for platelets, giving the protein MYGGSGKLGRGGGGGGRGGGGGVGKRNIPSPFQPPPIHRSSPASAGRFPVGGAGAPRNRGVSSSSGAPDGGGAEETFSLVTGNPLNFAMIIKLAPDLVEEIKRVEAEGGAARIKFDANAKNSPGNVINVGSKNFKFTWSREPGDLCDIYEERRSGEDGNGLLVESGGAWRKLNVQRVLDESVKNQVRIRSEEAEKKRHQKQTIVLDHGNPSMKSQAKAMAAAEANPWRMGFKEKKEQPFKKRKPEPPPGVSYGASYKSGPSAATQSKGKPSASPLSSPPEPSGAPTSPFGNVNLLNVIPTQAMTKSTISDKEIPSKATSFSSQAKVRRKSHTGAASTDLRSMLISLLMENQSKGISLKAVEKAVGDMFPNSAKQIEPIMKKIAIYQAPGRYFLKPEVDTESFLKPAPESGSSPEDHGQPSSAPDKFDQLPAPQPVLPAKTDSSELEEGAVSDSRPQEASDANEKIDILHLSPDRSEGPAYSSSSSGSGSDSESSDSGSDSESQSRSRSKSVASGSSSDSESDASSNSKEASDEDVDIMSDDDKVTNQLRASEQLQCGTLDFEPGQFEVGEREDLDVVDIVEIEDLPDSGQVAEMAVIPDSGHMRDGEKPVQEIRPISSDSHEDKQSQAHRGKLPHEAENVSYQNHSSEIERVGKDSFNLELSHSVQKSQKSKSKRVRDEKRLVDKGDKNKRVKTQDAIQQHNSGGRNSTFLESSHLSLYKPSERPYKGVHMQMEDRTSRDVAGDFDSQKSHNEAISRKFASDFLQPDRRYVDFTARGKTLTVSERPIKQGESTGNNAKHTERSLQMNEGFPSQRDKVSRESQDEYGVVSDKRERRISKDGVGDPQKTSVDPNLNKYDSSLPGNSPKDNMGNTGKSSLMNGRGRMLQRELSDLELGELREPPPQETAGLKKQVERKSSFKGENRPSSSDYWNFESSKGRTADTNVADFRRSSPLQSSSVPSGAPDGLSKRRTPERNAEDFSRPHQKVAQPQPQQPRPRINQNDVGFQYNQLVEVHGIRQIEEERSLGTGQEVHADNRRKSSAGAREQHDLRHGVLAPSVKQNKGQKSSLAAAINDKHKDSSLLGSYEGHQRIRESSPDEMSLYYKYEKEEAELKGPIENFAQYEEYVQEYREKYDNYCSINKILESYRNDFMKLGKELEVSGRDTQRFYDMLGQLKDSYRKCGPRHKRLKKIFIVLHEELKHLKQMIKEFAVSYARDP